Part of the Bernardetia sp. genome, CCAAGTTCTTTTACTTTCTCCCCACTCATCAAGATAGCAGCCGAAGCACCATCATTTATAGTAGAAGCATTAGCCGCCGTAACTGTTCCATTTGGTGTAAAGACAGCTCTTAGACTAGGGATTTTGTCAAATTTCACTTTTTTGTACTCTTCATCTTCACTCACTACCACTGGGTCGCCTTTTCTCTGTGGAATCTCTACTGGCACAATCTCATCTTTGAATTTTCCTGCATCAGTTGCATTCTTAGAGCGAGTATAAGATTCAATAGCATACGCATCTTGTGCTTCACGAGTAAGACCATATTTTTCAGCCGTTTTATCAGCACTCACACCCATAGCAGAGTTGTCATACGCATCAGCCAAGCCATCACGCATAAGTCCGTCTATGAGAGTTCCGTGTCCGTAGCCATAACCACCAAAGCGAGCTTTATCTAAGTAGAAAGGTATATTTGACATACTCTCCATACCACCAGCCACAACAACATCAGAATGACCTAGCATAATGCTTTGAGCAGCAAACATAATTGACTTCATACCAGAAGCACATACTTTATTTACTGTCGTACACTGTACAGAATAAGGAAGACCTGCCAAAACAGCAGCTTGGCGAGCAGGAGCTTGTCCAAGATTAGCTGAAATCACGTTACCCATATATACTTCTTGTACTTCCTTAGGGTCAAGATTTATTTTTTCTAATGCTCCTTTTATTGCTGTTGCTCCTAGTTGAGTTGCTGCTATTGCTGCTAAAGAACCATTAAAACTGCCTATTGGAGTACGTACTGTCGAAACTAAATAAACTTCTTTGAGTGTCATATAAATATATTTTTATTTATGTAAATGTTGTATTGAAAAAATACTGATTGTGCAGTAATTGAGTAGTCTGCAAGTTACGAAAAATGCCTCACTTTTGCTCAATAAAATGATTAGCCAAAGGGTTTTGAGAGAGTAATAAAAGTAATGTTAATTTTTTTAGCAAAGCTATTTTTGTTAGCAATTTTAGGTAAATAATTCTTATATTGTTGAAAAATTCTACCAGCTATATTTTTTAGTATATCATTTTACCAAACACTATTTAATCATGACAACAGAACAAATCGCCAACCGTTTAGTAGAACTTTGCAGAGTAGGTAATTACGAGCAGGCTCAAAAAGAACTCTATCATCAAAATGCTATTAGTGTAGAGCCTGAAGGAATACCTAACAATAGAGTAGAAGGCATGGAGGCTATTAGCAGAAAAGGAGAAGAATGGGCTAAAAATGTAGTAGAAGTACACGGAGGTTCAGTTTCAGACCCTATTATATCTAAAGACCATTTTTCTGTTATTATGGGGTATGATGCTACTTTTAAAGATAGAGGAAGACTTAAAGAAGATCAAGTAGCTGTCTATAAAGTAGAAGATGGCAAAATTACAGAAGAACGCTTTTTTTATTCTATGGGTTAAAATAACCTTATAAGCCATCTAATTCTTGCTAATCCTCATGCAATCACATTACAAAAAGTAATTCTGATTTAGAGGATTAGCATTTTTTTTTATTGCTTTTCAAGTCTTATCTTTGAAGTATTAAAAATTAGAAAACCTTAATCCAATCAATACATTTTATGGCAACTTATGATTTAATAGTAATCGGTTCAGGACCGGGAGGTTATGTAGCTGCAATTCGTGCTTCTCAACTTGGAATGAAAGTAGGCGTAGTAGAAAAAGAATCTCTAGGAGGAATCTGTCTGAACTGGGGCTGTATTCCTACAAAAGCACTTTTAAAGTCGGCACAAGTATTTGAATATGTACAGCATGCAAAAGATTATGGCATTGAAGTAGGCGACTCAAAAGTAAATTTTGGCGATATGATTGGTCGTAGCCGAAATGTAGCTGGTGGAATGAGTAAAGGAATTGAATTTTTATTCAAAAAGAATAAAATTGATAAAATAATGGGCTTCGGCAAATTAGCTGGAAAAGGCAAAGTTGAAGTAACAGCAGAAGACGGCAAAAAACAAACATACGAAGCCAAAAATATAATCGTTGCAACAGGTGGACGTGCAAGAGAGCTTCCAAACCTTCCTATCGATGGAAAGAAAATTATTGAATATCGTAAGGCAATGTCATTAGAGAAGCAGCCTAAAAGTATGGTAGTTGTAGGTTCTGGAGCAATTGGGGTTGAGTTTGCTTACCTTTATAACTCTATTGGAACAGAAGTAACGATTGTAGAGTTTATGGACAGAATTGTTCCTGTTGAAGACAAAGATGTTTCAAAAGAATTGGAAAGACAGTATAAGAAAAAAGGAATGAAAATCATGACTTCTTCGGAAGTAACAAAAGTAGATACTTCGGGTAGTGGCTGTAAAGTAACTGTCAAAACAAAAAAAGGAGAAGAAGTTTTAGAGTGTGATGTAGTGCTTTCTGCTGTTGGAGTAGCTACAAACTTAGAAGGTATCGGACTAGAAGAAACTGGCGTAAAGACAGAAAAAGGAAAAGTAATTGTAGATGATTACTACAAAACTTCTGTCGATGGTGTATATGCTATCGGAGACATCGTACACGGTCCTGCTCTAGCACACGTAGCGAGTGCAGAGGGAATTATCTGTGTGGAAAAAATTGCTGGACACCACCCAGAGCCACTAAACTATGGAAATATCCCAGGGTGTACGTATTGTGTTCCTGAAATTGCTTCTGTTGGAATGACAGAAGAAAAGGCAAAAGAAGCTGGTTATGAAGTGAAAGTAGGTAAATTTCCGTTTTCTGCTTCTGGAAAAGCAAGTGCAGCAGGTGCAAAAGAAGGTTTTGTAAAAGTTATCTTTGATGCAAAATATGGAGAGTGGCTTGGAGCGCACATGATTGGTGCAAACGTAACAGAAATGATTGCAGAAGCTGTTGTAGCAAGAAAATTAGAAACAACAGGAATGGAAATCATCAAATCAGTTCACCCACATCCAACAATGTCAGAAGCTGTAATGGAAGCAGCAGCAGCAGCGTATGATGAGGTAATTCATATTTAAAATGTAACATTTTTGTGATACATATTTAAACCCTAAGGAGCTTTATAAACCCTTAGGGTTTTTCTATTCTATAAAGAATTTATTTCTATTTTTATAGGCTTTCTTTAGTGCCTCATTTGGCTCACGAAGATTTTCAATGGTTTCAAAAAATAGTTTTTTATCATGTTCTGTTGCTAAGATTTGATTATGCTTTGCAATATCTCTTTTAGATTCTACACTAGAGGGCGAATTATTTTCGTAATCTGACATAAAAAAGTGATTATGGTAGTGATAAGGCTTGCCTTATCATATAGTAAAACAAAATCACAGTATTTCGTTCCTTTTTAAAAAAATGAGATTGTAGAGATAAGAAAAAGTTTTGATTTCATAAAAAAAGCCCCTTAAAAACAATATTGTTTTTGAGGGGCTTTTTTATAGTTTTCTAGGAATAATTTATAGATTTGCCTTTATCAGTTTCCAAATATCATTTCCAAAAATGAAAATCATAAGACAAAGAATCAAGACCATTCCTACTTTTTGAGCAATTTCTAAGAATTTATCCGAAGGAGGACGACCTGTAATCATCTCATATAAAAGGAACATTACGTGTCCACCATCAAGGGCTGGAATTGGAAGCAAGTTCATAAGAGCCAATACCATTGATAAAAATCCTGTAATTCTCCAAAAACGATAGGCTTCAAATTCTGTCCCAAAAATCATTACCATTCCGATAGGTCCACTCAAAGAATCGGAAGCGTTGATGTCTCCTTTTGCCATTTTCTTATAGGCTTTTGCTTGTACGCCTATCACGCCAAAGGCTGTTTCAGTTCCTACTTTTAAAGATTCTACAAAAGTATAAGGACGTTCTACATAATCTATATCATAGGCAATTCCTACTCCGATAGTACTGTCTGCTGCTACGCTTACAGGCAAAGTAATCGTTTTACCATCTCTTTCCACTACAAAAGAAAGTTCTTTCCCTGCATTCTGATGAAGCATTTTTTGGAAAGAGGCAAAATCTGTAATTGTAGTTTCATTTACTTTAACAACTTTGTCTTTGCTCTTTAAACCTGCCTTACCTGCATTTCTGTCTGGAGCAACTGCACCAATAGCAAAAGAATATTTGTCTTCACGAATTGTTATAAATCTTTTCTCTTCATCTTTTAAATCAGAAGAACTATATTTTTGTAAAAACTCGCTTGTGATGTCAATTTTTTTCTGCTCTCCATTTCTTTCAATCGTATAATATGAATCGTCATTCAAAATGAAAGATGGGTCTAAAAGGTCTTTAAAGGCTTTTGGTTTTTCTCCATTGATATTGATGATTTTATCGCCTGTTTCAAGTCCAATACTTCTACCCAAATCATTTACTTCAATACCGTATTTGTTTACTTCTTCTATCGGAATATATTTTTCGCCATACGTAAAAGCAATGGCAATCATTATCAAAACGCCTAAAATAACGTTGAAAATAATTCCTCCCAACATAATAATCAGACGTTGCCACGCTGGTTTGGTACGAAACTCCCATGGTTCTGGGTCTTTGCTCATTTGTTCTGTGTCCAATGACTCATCTATCATTCCAGCAATTTTGACATAGCCACCAAGTGGAATCGCACTTAGGCAATATTCTGTTTCTCCATATTTAAAACCAAATATTTTTGGGGGAAAACCAATCGAAAACTTTTCTACTTTTACACCAAAATACTTTGCAGCCAGTAAGTGTCCTAACTCGTGCAGACCTACCAAAATAGAAAGAGAAGCCAAAAGCTGCAAAATGCCAATAATTATGCCTTGTATATCCAAAATTTATGATTTAATTGTTGATTTATCTTTGATTATTTTTATTCTGTGAGTTACAGAACAAGGAAAAAATACCTTTGTTGGTGCTTTAGTGAAAGCAACACCAACAAACAGTAGAAACTGTTTCTAAAACCATACAAAAGTAGATTTTAACAATTTACAAAGGTAGTTCTTTTAATTTTTTTTACCAATTTCAGACAAGATGACACTTTTTAATATTTAGCGATTAATTATAAATCATTAATGGTAGCTTTTTGTATTTCATAAGACTTTGTTACTTCCGTTTAGGATTTTTAGTTAATTTTATGCCTGTTTTTTCCTGTTCCCATTCGGCTTCAATCTCTTCTATGCTTTCTTGAGCAGGAGGACTAAAACCAAACTCTTTTTCTTCTAGTTCTCTTACTTTCCACTGTTTGATAGCAACTTGTTTTTTGATAAGTTCTAAGGCTTCACTTATCATTCCTTTCGTTATTTGTCCAAATTGTTGTTGCGATTTTGTATCTATAAGTAGGGCTTCTACTAAAATATCAGTTACTTCTTTCAAAATTCGGTTGTCTTTCGTGGTGGTAGCATCTTCCACTAACTGATTGACAACATTAAAAACAATGTCTGCAATGGCTCGTTCTAGGTTTTGTGCTATAAACTCGCCCATAATAGGAACATTTCCAATAGTTTTTATTTCTGCATTATTTTCTACGGCTTCATTAATGAGAGCTTCTACATAACGTCGGAGTTCGTATTTGTAGTTCGGATAATTCTGTGCTGCAACAACTTGCACACGTTTGGTTACCCAAGTAGTTAGCAGATTGGAGCGAGGCTGAATTACATCTTCTACTATTTTTTCAACAATAGGACTTCCTTTCATTACTTCTCCCTGTACTTCATTCAAAACATTTATCACTACCCTGTCTGAAACTTCTTCTACAAAAATGGAAAAATACTTTCCTGCTGTCTTGTAAATATACGTATCTGATAAGTTGATAACTTTCATCAAATGTAGTTTGTATAAAATTGCTGCTAGACGCAACACACGAAGCGAGCGAAATGAAGGTAAACAACCTAAAACATCGTACCAATGGATAAAAGGATAGAAAAACCAACGATGATATGTATTCAAGTAAATAGCAATCGCCCAACGAACAATAATATCTGTAATAAAAATTCCGACAAAGACTAAGTCTATAAGGGCAAAATTCTTAAAAACATAATCGTGATAAAAATGATAAAATGAATTGAGATATTCTTTCAAAAAATCTTGAACCAAATGGGCAGAAAACAGAAAATTGAAAACTATAAGGGTAAGGTTTATCAAAACCAATATCAAGACACCAATATCTGCCACTACTTGTGCTGTAGAAACTTTATCTTTTTGTAAATTAGAGAGATTTATCATTTTTTTTCATTTAGACCCTAAGGGTTTTCGAAAACCCTTAGGGTCTTGAAATTAACCTTTTACCAAATTTACTTTAAACTTTATGAAAACCACAACAATTCAATCTTTGCTTACAGTTTTTGTTTTGATTTTTTTAAACAGTACAGGCTTTGCTCAAAATAGAGCTAATTATAATTATGGTAATTCTAATTACGATAATTACAGCGACGAACGTCCGACTCAAGTGCTTCCACAAGCGACAATTTTGGGAACGAATCTACAAGAACTAGACGCAACTGTTTTGATGAACGTAACAGCAGACGAATATGTGGCTATGTTTCATATCGAACAAAAAGGAAAAGTTTTAAAAGATGTCCAAGAAAATATGGACAAACGTATTGCTGATTTTCAGAAAGGTTTGTTGGCTCTAGGTATTAAAGAAAACGAAATAATCATTGATTTTCTTTCTCTTGTTCCAGAGTATGAATATGATATTGAGAAAAAACTCTTTAGTAGAACATATAATGAAGTTCCAGTAGGTTTTGAGCTTAAAAAAAATGTACATATTCGTTTTAAAGATAATAAAATCTTAGACCAAATTATTGCTAAAGCTGCTGAAAATGAGATTTATGATTTGTCTAAGGTAGAATATTTTATCAAAGATACTGACAAACTCTATCAGACCTTGCGCCAAAAGGCAGCCCAAATTATCAAGAAAAAAGAGCAAGTATATGATAGCTTAAACATCAAACTTTCAACAGCCAATAAAGTGGCAGATGAGAGTTTTCAAACTTACTTTCCATTCGACAGATACCGTTCGTATAGTGCTATTTCAAAGGGAAAAACATCTTTTTCAAAAAACTCAAAAATCAATAATCAAAACCGTTCGCCAAGTGCATTTTATGAAAAGTTGGATTATGATAATATTGAGTGTATCATCAATCCAACAATTTTAGAGCCTGCTGTTCAACTTGTCTTTACGCTGAAGGTGCGTTATGTACTCGCAAAAGAAAAAGAAGATAAGACTATTTATATTCTGACTGAAACAGGCGACTTGAAAAAAGTACATTTGAAGGAGTAGAATACTAAATACTACTTCAATAAAGTAAGTTAAAGTTGTTTTTTAGAATACTAGACATCCATAGATATTTGTTGTTCTGTAAGTCACAGAGCATGGAAAAAGTACCGTTCATTGGTATTTTAGTGTAGCGATACCTACAATTTTTTTTATCTCATATCTGCTACTCTAGTTGTTTTTAATTGTGTGGTTTTTGGTTTTTTCAGAATATTGTTTTGATAAAGTAATGATTGTGCGTATATTGTTCTTAATGAAAGTGTCTTTATTATTCCCTTTAACTATTTGAGATGCTTTTTAAATAGAATTATTATACTAAACTTATGAAGCCAAAAATACTACTACTTGCTACTTTTGTAGTACTGCTTTTTCTTTGTCAATCATTAGAAGCTCAATCTGAAAAAAACATTTCCTGTAACACTACCGAAAAAATATATAGTGTGGCAGATAAAATGCTGTATTTGGAAGATACAACGAGCCAGTTTATTTCCAATCCGAAGCAAGTTTTAGATTTGCAGTCAAATTTTGTGAGCAATAACGGCAATGTTCTCAACTTTGCCAATACCCAATCAGCCTTTTGGTTTCGTTTTGAGGTGGAAAGAAAAATTGATGAAAAAATATACCTTGAGATAAATAATCCAATGCTTGATTCTATTCTTCTCTTTGAGAAAATTGAAAATGAGTTAAAACTACTAGGAGAGTCTGGAGCTGCCTTTGATTTTCAAAAAAGAGAAGTGCAATATACAGAGCCTAATTTCTTATTGCCTTTACTAGAAAACGAAAAAAAGACATTTTATCTCTATATCAAAAGTAATTTTCCTACACAAACTACGGTTACTATAGGAACAGCCAAAAAACTATTCGAAGAACAGCATCCATTCGATGTAGCTATCGGAATTTATATCGGAATTATGTTGGTAATGGGTTTTTACAATCTTTTTGTCTTATTTTCTATACGTGATAGACTGTATTTGTATTATGTAGTGTATGTTTTTGGAATTTGTTTGGTCTATACCATGTTTAAAGGTTATTCCTTTGAGTTTTTATGGGCTAATACAGCAAATATAAATTACTATGTTCCTCCTATTTCTTCGCTAGTAGTATTTTTTATGCTACTTTTTGCAAGAAGATTTTTGGAATTACCTAAAAATGCACCAAGACTAGACAAGATAATTTTTGTTCTATTATTTTTAAATGCAGTCAGTATTATTATTGGGGTTTTGGGTATTTATGGTTTGAGTGCTATTTTAGGACAACTCGCTGTAATTTTGATGGCAGTTTATCTTTTGGCTACAACTATCTATTTGCTTGTCAAAGGGTATAAACCTGCTCGTTTCTTTTTGATAGCTTGGTTTGCGTATTTGGTAGGGCTAATTATATTTATCTTGCAACTTAATGCAGCTATTCCTCACAACTGGTTTACGAACAATGCTATTTTGGCAGGTTCGGCTTTAGAAGTGATGTTGCTTTCATTAGCTTTGGCAGATAGAATAAATGTCTATAAAAAACAAAAAGACAAGGCACAGAAGGAAATTTTGAAAAAAACACTTGAAAATGAAAACCTCATTAAAGAGCAGAATAAAGTCTTAGAAACGAAAGTACAAGAAGCTACAGAAGATTTAAAAGTTACTAATGAAGAATTACTCTCTACCAATGAGGAATTAAATTCTATTAATGAGGAGTTGATAGCCACCGTAGAAACTGTCAAAAAACAGCACAAAGTCATTGAAGATGCTAACAGGAAT contains:
- a CDS encoding acetyl-CoA C-acyltransferase; its protein translation is MTLKEVYLVSTVRTPIGSFNGSLAAIAATQLGATAIKGALEKINLDPKEVQEVYMGNVISANLGQAPARQAAVLAGLPYSVQCTTVNKVCASGMKSIMFAAQSIMLGHSDVVVAGGMESMSNIPFYLDKARFGGYGYGHGTLIDGLMRDGLADAYDNSAMGVSADKTAEKYGLTREAQDAYAIESYTRSKNATDAGKFKDEIVPVEIPQRKGDPVVVSEDEEYKKVKFDKIPSLRAVFTPNGTVTAANASTINDGASAAILMSGEKVKELGLTPIARIVDFADAEQEPQWFTTAPTIAAPKALKRAGLTKNDIDFFEVNEAFSAVTMAFNKELDIDPKIVNVNGGAVSLGHPLGCSGSRIVTTLTNVLSQNNGKYGLAAICNGGGGASALIIENLKK
- a CDS encoding SnoaL-like domain-containing protein; amino-acid sequence: MTTEQIANRLVELCRVGNYEQAQKELYHQNAISVEPEGIPNNRVEGMEAISRKGEEWAKNVVEVHGGSVSDPIISKDHFSVIMGYDATFKDRGRLKEDQVAVYKVEDGKITEERFFYSMG
- the lpdA gene encoding dihydrolipoyl dehydrogenase, which produces MATYDLIVIGSGPGGYVAAIRASQLGMKVGVVEKESLGGICLNWGCIPTKALLKSAQVFEYVQHAKDYGIEVGDSKVNFGDMIGRSRNVAGGMSKGIEFLFKKNKIDKIMGFGKLAGKGKVEVTAEDGKKQTYEAKNIIVATGGRARELPNLPIDGKKIIEYRKAMSLEKQPKSMVVVGSGAIGVEFAYLYNSIGTEVTIVEFMDRIVPVEDKDVSKELERQYKKKGMKIMTSSEVTKVDTSGSGCKVTVKTKKGEEVLECDVVLSAVGVATNLEGIGLEETGVKTEKGKVIVDDYYKTSVDGVYAIGDIVHGPALAHVASAEGIICVEKIAGHHPEPLNYGNIPGCTYCVPEIASVGMTEEKAKEAGYEVKVGKFPFSASGKASAAGAKEGFVKVIFDAKYGEWLGAHMIGANVTEMIAEAVVARKLETTGMEIIKSVHPHPTMSEAVMEAAAAAYDEVIHI
- the rseP gene encoding RIP metalloprotease RseP produces the protein MDIQGIIIGILQLLASLSILVGLHELGHLLAAKYFGVKVEKFSIGFPPKIFGFKYGETEYCLSAIPLGGYVKIAGMIDESLDTEQMSKDPEPWEFRTKPAWQRLIIMLGGIIFNVILGVLIMIAIAFTYGEKYIPIEEVNKYGIEVNDLGRSIGLETGDKIININGEKPKAFKDLLDPSFILNDDSYYTIERNGEQKKIDITSEFLQKYSSSDLKDEEKRFITIREDKYSFAIGAVAPDRNAGKAGLKSKDKVVKVNETTITDFASFQKMLHQNAGKELSFVVERDGKTITLPVSVAADSTIGVGIAYDIDYVERPYTFVESLKVGTETAFGVIGVQAKAYKKMAKGDINASDSLSGPIGMVMIFGTEFEAYRFWRITGFLSMVLALMNLLPIPALDGGHVMFLLYEMITGRPPSDKFLEIAQKVGMVLILCLMIFIFGNDIWKLIKANL
- a CDS encoding SIMPL domain-containing protein, which gives rise to MKTTTIQSLLTVFVLIFLNSTGFAQNRANYNYGNSNYDNYSDERPTQVLPQATILGTNLQELDATVLMNVTADEYVAMFHIEQKGKVLKDVQENMDKRIADFQKGLLALGIKENEIIIDFLSLVPEYEYDIEKKLFSRTYNEVPVGFELKKNVHIRFKDNKILDQIIAKAAENEIYDLSKVEYFIKDTDKLYQTLRQKAAQIIKKKEQVYDSLNIKLSTANKVADESFQTYFPFDRYRSYSAISKGKTSFSKNSKINNQNRSPSAFYEKLDYDNIECIINPTILEPAVQLVFTLKVRYVLAKEKEDKTIYILTETGDLKKVHLKE
- a CDS encoding 7TM diverse intracellular signaling domain-containing protein codes for the protein MKPKILLLATFVVLLFLCQSLEAQSEKNISCNTTEKIYSVADKMLYLEDTTSQFISNPKQVLDLQSNFVSNNGNVLNFANTQSAFWFRFEVERKIDEKIYLEINNPMLDSILLFEKIENELKLLGESGAAFDFQKREVQYTEPNFLLPLLENEKKTFYLYIKSNFPTQTTVTIGTAKKLFEEQHPFDVAIGIYIGIMLVMGFYNLFVLFSIRDRLYLYYVVYVFGICLVYTMFKGYSFEFLWANTANINYYVPPISSLVVFFMLLFARRFLELPKNAPRLDKIIFVLLFLNAVSIIIGVLGIYGLSAILGQLAVILMAVYLLATTIYLLVKGYKPARFFLIAWFAYLVGLIIFILQLNAAIPHNWFTNNAILAGSALEVMLLSLALADRINVYKKQKDKAQKEILKKTLENENLIKEQNKVLETKVQEATEDLKVTNEELLSTNEELNSINEELIATVETVKKQHKVIEDANRNITDSLRYAQTIQDAILPFEERMSLHLHEYFTFYRPKDIVSGDFYWLTDLKGKIFLAVADCTGHGVPGAFMSMIGSAALDALVDRNELEEPDKILEELHITIQKALKQQNTTNDDGMDIGLCIMEYLDDGKCKIRFSGAKRPLYYFQKSTQQIHEIRGTRQSIGGYSKKARIDFEVNELILEKGDSFYLCSDGYADQNDLTDRKFGSHYLKKMLQEIAILPMKEQGRIVKENFDEHKGNQPQRDDVAIIGVRIV